The following coding sequences lie in one Peribacillus frigoritolerans genomic window:
- a CDS encoding LysM peptidoglycan-binding domain-containing protein, whose translation MLSLLCMCLFPISGHSSSKNQSIGSVKVDNTKVFSSPKLGSTLLKTLKKGEAFPVISSSVGDSAGPIIHKVKPGNTLWKVANQYGVSVSELQKVNKLTSSEITVGQNLKIPQKYKIHKVVSGDTLWKISNKYKVTTSDLTKLNNLHTVTLKVGQKLKVPDYYYQVQLLGGKKGWIKKSQLQKKAQNRIVMGWKHNGSKESYTQQLKHPNLNVVSPRSYTLTDTGNYVSVSVDTKYIQAAHKQGKQVWQLIGNKFDPVLTDSVLGNTKKRQKLVSALRDSLVKTKSDGINVDFENIDPKNKKDFVLFIGELKKALKPHGIKVSVDVTRENDDPYWSKSLDRKALGKIADYIIIMGYDEHWGGSPVAGSVSSLPWIKEGTKLLMKEVPAHKIILAVPFYTREWVTDLSTKKVKSHDRTMAEVNNIISSHKLKKVWDKKTQQNYVEYTSKGKKHQIWIEDKKSMKLRIDLVKQNHLGGAAAWYIGSETPDIWDVYHFNQ comes from the coding sequence ATGTTAAGCCTTCTTTGTATGTGTCTCTTTCCAATCAGTGGTCATTCTTCAAGTAAAAACCAATCCATAGGTTCTGTTAAAGTGGACAATACAAAAGTTTTTAGTTCTCCTAAATTAGGTTCTACCCTATTAAAGACCTTAAAAAAGGGCGAGGCGTTTCCCGTCATTTCTTCTTCCGTTGGGGATTCCGCAGGTCCTATCATTCATAAAGTGAAGCCTGGAAACACATTATGGAAAGTGGCAAATCAATATGGTGTTTCAGTAAGTGAGCTGCAAAAAGTAAATAAATTAACCTCTTCCGAAATAACTGTTGGCCAAAACCTGAAGATTCCCCAGAAATATAAGATCCATAAGGTTGTATCAGGAGATACATTGTGGAAGATCTCTAATAAATACAAGGTAACAACAAGTGATTTGACGAAATTAAATAACTTACATACGGTTACCCTTAAAGTTGGCCAAAAATTGAAGGTTCCGGATTATTACTACCAGGTTCAATTGCTTGGCGGAAAAAAGGGCTGGATAAAGAAATCCCAGCTTCAAAAAAAGGCGCAAAACCGTATCGTCATGGGCTGGAAGCATAATGGATCAAAAGAAAGCTATACCCAGCAACTTAAACACCCCAATTTGAATGTAGTATCTCCCCGTTCTTATACGCTGACGGATACCGGTAATTACGTTTCCGTTTCTGTAGATACAAAATACATCCAAGCTGCCCATAAACAAGGAAAACAAGTTTGGCAGCTTATCGGGAATAAATTTGACCCTGTTTTAACTGATTCAGTACTAGGCAATACCAAAAAACGCCAGAAATTAGTTTCAGCTTTACGCGATTCACTTGTTAAAACGAAAAGTGATGGAATAAATGTAGATTTCGAAAACATCGACCCCAAAAATAAGAAGGACTTTGTACTTTTCATTGGCGAACTAAAAAAGGCACTAAAACCGCATGGAATTAAAGTGTCTGTGGATGTCACCCGAGAAAATGACGACCCTTATTGGTCAAAAAGCCTAGATAGGAAAGCACTTGGCAAAATAGCGGACTATATAATCATAATGGGTTATGACGAGCATTGGGGAGGGAGCCCAGTAGCCGGGTCCGTTTCCTCGTTACCTTGGATCAAAGAAGGAACCAAGCTTTTAATGAAAGAAGTACCTGCTCATAAGATCATATTGGCTGTACCATTTTATACGAGAGAATGGGTGACCGATTTGTCGACCAAAAAAGTGAAAAGTCATGACCGTACCATGGCTGAGGTCAACAATATCATTTCATCTCATAAACTTAAAAAGGTATGGGATAAAAAGACTCAACAAAATTACGTGGAGTATACTTCCAAAGGGAAAAAGCATCAAATTTGGATAGAGGATAAAAAATCGATGAAGCTCCGTATTGACCTGGTAAAACAAAATCATCTAGGCGGTGCAGCTGCTTGGTACATTGGATCAGAAACCCCTGACATATGGGATGTCTATCATTTTAATCAATAG
- a CDS encoding DinB family protein yields MSHFALQFYGFNVWANNQIFNRLKEIPKDVYHQEVQSVFSSISSVMAHVYLSDLGWVEVFSGKSMNHALELAEQLKEQTESKELEEMEAMFFELSGRYKSLLSQKENLDKPLIIENPAGGQMKTSVAELVPHVVNHGTYHRGNITAMLRQMGYASTSTDYGLYLFLKGE; encoded by the coding sequence ATGTCACATTTTGCATTACAGTTTTATGGTTTTAACGTATGGGCAAATAATCAGATTTTCAACCGCTTAAAAGAGATTCCAAAGGATGTTTACCATCAAGAAGTTCAAAGTGTGTTTTCATCGATATCGAGTGTGATGGCCCATGTGTATCTTTCCGATCTGGGTTGGGTGGAGGTTTTTTCCGGTAAAAGCATGAACCATGCGTTGGAGCTGGCAGAACAACTGAAGGAACAAACAGAGTCAAAGGAATTGGAGGAAATGGAGGCCATGTTTTTTGAGTTGTCCGGGCGGTACAAATCGCTGCTTAGCCAAAAAGAAAATTTAGATAAGCCTCTTATAATTGAGAATCCAGCTGGCGGTCAAATGAAAACAAGTGTTGCCGAATTGGTTCCGCATGTCGTGAATCATGGAACATATCATCGCGGCAATATCACAGCCATGTTGCGCCAAATGGGATATGCCTCTACTTCGACGGATTATGGTCTTTATTTGTTTTTAAAAGGGGAGTAA
- a CDS encoding fatty acid desaturase, translated as MTLQNTKSLKKQIAPFEQSTTKQSIWQIINTLGPFIILWYLAYISLSVSYWLALIPAVIAAGFLTRIFIIFHDCTHHSFFKSRRANRIVGTIMGVLTLFPFDQWGHEHSVHHATSGNLDKRGTGDIWTLTVDEYLAAPFKLRFAYRFYRNPLVMFGLGPIYVFLLKNRFNRKGARKKEKNNTYLTNALIVVLAALLCLAVGWQSFLLVQGSIFMISGSVGIWLFYVQHTFEDSYFEENEEWEYVLAAVEGSSFYKLPKLMQFLTGNIGYHHVHHLSPRVPNYKLEMAHNNTQPLENVPTITLATSLRSLRFRLWDEESKNFVGFKDIKYLTKKSVPAQVKSEL; from the coding sequence ATGACCTTGCAAAATACGAAATCCTTGAAAAAACAAATTGCTCCTTTTGAACAATCAACGACAAAGCAAAGTATATGGCAGATCATCAATACCTTGGGGCCATTCATTATTTTATGGTACCTGGCATATATAAGTCTTTCCGTTTCTTATTGGTTAGCTTTAATACCAGCTGTGATTGCTGCTGGCTTCTTGACAAGAATATTCATCATTTTTCATGATTGTACGCATCATTCGTTTTTCAAAAGCCGCCGTGCGAATAGAATAGTCGGGACTATCATGGGTGTTTTGACTTTATTCCCGTTTGATCAATGGGGACATGAGCATTCGGTGCATCACGCAACAAGCGGTAATTTGGATAAGCGGGGTACAGGGGATATTTGGACCCTTACTGTCGATGAGTATTTGGCTGCACCGTTTAAACTTCGTTTTGCCTATCGTTTTTATCGCAATCCATTGGTTATGTTTGGTTTGGGACCAATTTATGTATTCCTTCTTAAAAATAGATTTAACCGTAAAGGTGCTAGAAAGAAGGAAAAAAATAATACGTATTTGACGAATGCATTAATCGTCGTTTTAGCGGCATTGCTTTGCCTTGCAGTAGGCTGGCAGTCGTTCCTTCTGGTACAAGGTTCCATTTTCATGATTTCTGGTTCAGTCGGTATTTGGCTGTTTTACGTCCAGCATACATTTGAGGACTCTTATTTTGAAGAAAATGAGGAGTGGGAATATGTATTGGCAGCAGTGGAAGGAAGTTCTTTTTATAAGCTTCCAAAACTGATGCAGTTCCTTACTGGTAATATCGGTTACCATCATGTTCACCATTTAAGTCCAAGGGTACCTAACTATAAATTGGAAATGGCGCACAATAATACGCAGCCTTTAGAGAACGTTCCAACGATTACTCTTGCGACAAGCTTGCGCTCACTCCGTTTCCGTTTATGGGATGAGGAATCCAAGAATTTTGTCGGTTTCAAAGATATAAAATATTTAACGAAAAAAAGTGTTCCCGCTCAAGTGAAATCTGAACTGTAA
- a CDS encoding response regulator, producing the protein MIRIVIAENQQMLLEAISSLLNLEEDIEIVGQAGNGEEAVALVHQLQPDVCIMDMEMPVMSGLEAAEALRSIECKVVILTTFRRTGYFQLAIKANVSGYLLKDSPGEELACSIRSIMDGKRIYSPDLIDESSSNNGRDMGVLGLLADGQSKIEPSNQQSGTIGTVRKYFSTIKDKMKLPAG; encoded by the coding sequence ATGATTCGAATTGTCATTGCAGAGAATCAGCAAATGCTGTTAGAGGCAATAAGTTCTCTACTCAATCTTGAAGAAGATATAGAAATTGTCGGGCAAGCGGGTAATGGAGAAGAAGCGGTGGCTCTTGTACACCAATTACAGCCTGATGTGTGTATCATGGATATGGAGATGCCTGTAATGAGCGGACTTGAGGCAGCAGAAGCATTAAGGTCAATTGAATGTAAAGTGGTCATTTTAACGACATTCCGAAGGACTGGTTATTTTCAACTCGCAATAAAGGCTAATGTAAGTGGTTATTTATTGAAGGATAGCCCGGGTGAAGAGTTAGCTTGCTCGATTCGCAGCATAATGGATGGCAAGCGAATATATTCCCCAGATCTTATAGATGAGTCTTCCAGCAATAATGGCCGGGATATGGGAGTGTTAGGTTTGTTAGCCGATGGTCAATCAAAAATTGAGCCGTCTAATCAGCAAAGCGGCACAATTGGGACAGTAAGGAAATATTTTTCCACCATCAAGGATAAAATGAAGTTACCGGCAGGTTAG
- the argS gene encoding arginine--tRNA ligase yields MTMNKPIAELISTALNNELPASEIEKLMEKPKLMDLGDVAFPCFTLAKKFKKSPQVIASEIAQQLNSKLIQEVNVVGGYLNIFVNQQLVTENVLQTVLSEKDQYGSMQPVQENVVIDYSSPNIAKPFSMGHLRSTVIGNALANIAEKNGYNAVRINHLGDWGTQFGKLIVAYKLWGDKEAIEASPIQELLKIYVKFHDRAESDESLNEQARSSFKSLEDGDEEALALWKWFRDASLKEFETIYDLLGIRFDSYAGEAFYNDKMDAVVGELKEKGLLTLSEGAYVVQLEDMPPCLITKTDGATLYATRDLAAAMYRKKQYEAKKTFYVVGNEQSLHFKQLFNVIEKMGYEWAKDLQHVAFGMMLKDGKKMSTRKGKVVLLADVLAEAIETAKRNIEEKNQALEQKELVARQVGVGAVIFNDLKNNRMNDIDFSLEQMMNFEGETGPYVQYTYARISSLLEKGEFNEQAITFDALGEYAWPVIQLLEQYPSIVQKSFEQADPSQIAKFSLHLSRAFNKYYAHTKILVEDEWKQMKLSFAFSVAIVLKDALSLLGISAPKKM; encoded by the coding sequence ATGACGATGAATAAACCAATTGCAGAATTGATTTCAACTGCTTTGAACAATGAATTGCCAGCAAGTGAAATAGAAAAATTAATGGAAAAGCCAAAATTGATGGATTTAGGTGATGTTGCCTTTCCATGCTTTACTCTTGCGAAAAAATTCAAAAAGTCGCCTCAGGTGATTGCGTCTGAAATAGCCCAACAATTAAATAGCAAGTTGATCCAAGAAGTGAACGTTGTGGGTGGTTATCTGAATATCTTCGTCAATCAACAGCTGGTGACGGAAAACGTGCTGCAAACGGTATTAAGTGAAAAGGATCAGTATGGTTCGATGCAGCCTGTACAGGAAAATGTCGTGATTGATTATTCCTCCCCGAATATTGCCAAACCTTTTTCCATGGGGCACTTACGCTCAACGGTCATAGGGAATGCACTGGCTAACATCGCCGAAAAGAATGGCTACAATGCCGTGCGTATTAATCATTTAGGAGATTGGGGCACGCAATTCGGCAAGTTGATTGTCGCGTATAAGCTGTGGGGCGACAAAGAGGCAATCGAAGCTTCGCCGATTCAGGAATTATTGAAGATCTATGTGAAGTTCCATGATAGAGCCGAAAGTGATGAATCGTTGAATGAACAAGCACGCTCAAGCTTCAAGTCGCTTGAAGATGGGGACGAGGAAGCACTGGCATTGTGGAAATGGTTCAGGGATGCGTCTCTAAAAGAGTTTGAGACGATTTATGATTTATTGGGCATCCGTTTTGATTCCTATGCCGGCGAAGCGTTTTACAATGATAAAATGGATGCGGTTGTCGGGGAACTAAAAGAAAAAGGCTTACTTACCCTATCCGAAGGTGCCTATGTCGTGCAATTGGAAGATATGCCGCCTTGTTTGATTACGAAAACGGATGGTGCGACACTTTATGCCACGCGTGATTTAGCTGCCGCCATGTATCGTAAAAAACAGTATGAGGCGAAGAAAACATTTTATGTTGTCGGAAACGAACAATCCTTGCACTTTAAACAACTCTTTAACGTCATTGAAAAAATGGGGTATGAATGGGCAAAGGATTTGCAGCACGTAGCATTTGGCATGATGTTAAAAGACGGTAAGAAAATGTCGACACGTAAAGGGAAAGTCGTGCTCCTTGCGGATGTATTGGCAGAGGCGATCGAAACTGCGAAGCGCAATATTGAAGAAAAAAATCAAGCGCTTGAACAGAAAGAACTGGTTGCAAGACAGGTCGGTGTCGGAGCGGTAATTTTTAATGATTTAAAAAATAACCGCATGAACGATATTGATTTTTCATTAGAGCAAATGATGAATTTTGAGGGAGAAACGGGTCCATATGTACAGTACACATATGCGCGAATTTCCTCATTGCTTGAAAAAGGTGAATTTAACGAGCAGGCCATCACTTTTGACGCTTTAGGTGAATATGCGTGGCCAGTCATCCAGCTGCTGGAGCAATATCCGAGCATTGTCCAAAAATCGTTTGAACAAGCCGACCCATCACAAATCGCGAAATTCAGCTTGCATTTATCGCGTGCATTCAATAAGTATTATGCACATACAAAGATCCTAGTTGAAGATGAATGGAAACAAATGAAACTCTCATTCGCTTTTTCCGTAGCGATTGTATTGAAGGATGCGCTAAGTTTATTGGGAATTTCCGCGCCGAAAAAAATGTAA
- a CDS encoding SET domain-containing protein has translation MKAKQDWKKAIEAVSPICIKNTGKYGRGIYAVRDIKKDELIEASPVIISPKSEWKYLKKTSLFHHCFYWGDDDETAIALGNGSLFNHSYTPNATYDNNLDDLTIDFYAYKDIKAGEEITINYNGEIDDKSPLWFDVIE, from the coding sequence CTGAAAGCCAAGCAGGACTGGAAAAAAGCAATTGAGGCCGTATCACCAATCTGTATTAAAAATACGGGGAAATATGGCAGGGGAATATATGCGGTAAGGGATATTAAAAAGGATGAACTCATCGAGGCATCACCTGTCATCATTTCACCGAAAAGCGAATGGAAATATTTAAAGAAAACGTCACTCTTTCATCACTGTTTCTATTGGGGAGATGACGATGAAACGGCCATTGCATTGGGAAATGGATCGCTATTCAATCATTCATACACTCCGAATGCGACGTATGATAATAATTTAGATGATTTAACGATAGACTTTTATGCATATAAAGACATAAAGGCTGGCGAAGAAATCACGATCAATTACAACGGTGAAATTGATGATAAATCTCCCTTATGGTTCGATGTCATCGAATAA
- a CDS encoding NAD(P)/FAD-dependent oxidoreductase codes for MSKQIVILGAGYAGLLSALSVREYYKRDEVQVTVVNQFPTHQIITELHRLAGGSISEQAVSIPLEKLFKGKDIDLVISKVESFSVDNKEVKLANGSTLSYDALVVALGSQTGFFGIPGLEENSMVLKSVNDANKIYKHIEDRIREYAQTNNEADATIVIGGGGLTGVELIGEIVDHFPKIAKKFGVDFKDLKIKLVEAGPKILPVLPDHLIERAMTSLEARGVEFLTGLPVTGVKGNQIELKDGQTITANTLVWTGGVAALPVVGESGLEVDRGKATVNEYLQSKSHKDVFVVGDSAVAFPPEGGRPYAPTAQNAWQMGELVGYNLFAAFEGKKLEAFSPVNSGTLASLGRKDAVATVGANNTSLKGLPATLMKEASNVRYLSHIKALFSLAY; via the coding sequence ATGTCAAAACAAATCGTCATCTTAGGTGCGGGTTACGCTGGATTGCTATCTGCCTTATCCGTACGTGAATATTACAAAAGAGATGAAGTGCAGGTTACAGTGGTGAACCAATTTCCAACGCACCAAATCATCACCGAATTGCACCGTCTTGCAGGCGGATCCATTTCCGAACAAGCCGTTTCCATTCCGTTGGAAAAGCTTTTCAAAGGAAAAGATATCGACCTTGTCATTTCCAAAGTGGAGTCTTTCTCAGTCGATAACAAAGAAGTGAAACTTGCCAATGGTTCCACTTTATCTTATGATGCCCTGGTCGTTGCTTTGGGAAGCCAAACAGGATTCTTCGGCATTCCGGGACTTGAGGAAAACAGCATGGTCTTGAAATCCGTAAATGATGCAAACAAGATCTACAAACATATCGAAGATCGCATTCGCGAATATGCACAAACAAATAATGAAGCGGACGCAACCATCGTGATCGGCGGCGGCGGATTGACGGGCGTCGAGCTAATCGGTGAAATCGTGGATCACTTCCCTAAAATCGCTAAAAAGTTCGGAGTGGACTTCAAGGACTTGAAAATCAAGCTTGTGGAAGCTGGTCCAAAAATCCTTCCGGTCCTGCCTGACCACTTAATCGAACGTGCGATGACAAGCTTGGAAGCACGCGGCGTTGAGTTCTTGACAGGTCTGCCTGTAACGGGTGTTAAAGGCAATCAAATCGAATTGAAAGATGGACAAACGATAACGGCCAATACGCTTGTTTGGACAGGTGGAGTTGCGGCTCTTCCTGTCGTAGGCGAATCAGGCCTTGAAGTGGACCGCGGCAAAGCAACCGTTAATGAGTATTTGCAATCCAAATCCCATAAAGACGTATTCGTTGTCGGAGACAGTGCCGTTGCTTTCCCTCCAGAAGGCGGCCGTCCATACGCACCTACTGCTCAAAATGCTTGGCAAATGGGTGAGCTTGTTGGTTACAACCTATTTGCAGCCTTTGAAGGCAAGAAACTTGAAGCATTTTCACCTGTAAACTCAGGTACACTTGCGAGCCTTGGCCGTAAGGATGCGGTGGCAACAGTTGGGGCCAATAACACATCACTTAAAGGTCTTCCGGCTACATTGATGAAAGAAGCAAGTAATGTTCGCTATCTATCACACATTAAAGCCCTATTCAGCTTGGCTTATTAA
- a CDS encoding DUF1641 domain-containing protein, producing MSETITQSQTEQLNARQKQLDVLDQLLKPEVQESLNTLVEQLPKLTELVNILTKSYDFAQSVATDDVLKNDTVSAISEIATPVVGSVKGLAANAIEAKDRAEANTDVIGLFGLLRMMKDPQAQKLFRFAQAFLEVSSERKNQK from the coding sequence ATGTCAGAAACGATTACCCAATCACAAACTGAACAACTTAATGCCCGCCAAAAACAATTAGATGTACTGGACCAATTATTAAAGCCTGAGGTTCAGGAATCATTGAACACTTTAGTTGAGCAGTTACCAAAACTGACTGAGTTAGTGAATATTTTAACAAAGTCTTATGATTTCGCTCAATCGGTTGCGACTGATGATGTTTTGAAAAATGATACGGTCAGCGCCATTTCGGAGATCGCTACACCTGTAGTGGGCTCAGTGAAAGGGCTTGCGGCTAATGCCATTGAAGCTAAGGATCGTGCAGAAGCGAATACTGATGTGATCGGTCTTTTTGGTCTGTTAAGAATGATGAAAGATCCGCAAGCACAAAAGCTTTTCCGTTTCGCCCAAGCTTTTCTTGAAGTCTCTTCAGAACGTAAAAACCAAAAATAA